The Pseudomonas sp. LFM046 region GGCTGAACTGGTAGCCGGCATCTTCCAGCAGTGTTTCCTCGAAGGCGAAGTGCGACAGCGTGTAGTCGACCACTTCCTCGATCACCCGTGCCACAGCGGCCTTGTCCATCTGCAACTGGGCAGCGTGCAGTCCGTTGATCATCTCGACGATGCGCTTGTGCTGGCCATCAATGACCTCGATGCCGGTGTCCAGATCACTTTCCCATTCGAGAAATACCACTTGCTCTCCTCACCGCGCAGACCCGGCATTGTTTGGACAAACGAAACGGCCGGTAGACTAGTGGCAGGCGATCGGGAAAATCTTGATTCCAATCAATAAGATGAGAACAACCTGACGCCGGATCATGAACAGGCCCTCACTCGGCACGCGCGTTCCAGGACTGGAAACGAAAAAGCCGGCTTGCGCCGGCTTCGTCGTGAAACAGAGTATGTCAGTCGAACATGCCCACATGGCGCGGGTGGCTGGCCACGCGATCCAGCCAGGCGAGGATGGCCGGGTAGCCGGACAGGTCGAAACCACCCTCGTGGGCCACATGGGTGTAGGCGTAGAGGGCGATATCGGCGATGGAGTACTGGTCGCCCACCAGGTAAGGCGTGCGCTGCAGCTGCTTTTCCATCACCTTGAGCGCCTTTTGCCCACGCACGTGGCAGACCTTGTATTCCTCGAGCCGATCTTCCGGCATGCCCTGGTAGAGCTGGATGAAGCGCGCCACCGCCACATAGGGCTCATGGCTGTACTGCTCGAAGAACTGCCACTGCAGCACCTGGGTGCGCAGGCGCGGTTCGGCGGGGAGCAGGTCGGTGCCCTCGGCGAGGAAATTCAGGATGGCATTGGACTCCCAGAGGGTAGTGCCGTCTTCCAGCTCCAGCACCGGGATCTTGCCGTTGGGGTTCTTTTCCAGGAACTCGGGGCTCTGGGTTTCCCCCTTGAGGATGTCCACCGGTACCCACTGATACGGCAGGCCGAGCAGGTTGAGGATCAGCTTGACCTTGTAGCAGTTGCCGGACTTGTAGTCGCCGTAAACCTTGTACATCTCTCCCCTCCTCTGTAATCAGGCGGCCTGTGCCGCTTGTGCCTGCCGGATGACGCCCGCGAGCCGCTTCAGGCCTTCACCCAGACGCTCCGGTGCCACGTGGCTGAAGTTCAGACGCAGATGCCCCGGATGCTTGTCCGGATCGATGAAGAACGGCTCGCCCGGCATGAAGGCGACGTTCTGCTCCAGCGCCGGCTTGAGCAGGGTGCGGGTATCCAGCGGCTGCTTCAAGGTCAGCCAGAAGAACAGCCCGCCCTGGGGGATTTCCCAGGTGGCCAGCTCGCCGAAATGCTCTTGCAGAGCAGCCTGCATGGCGTCGCGACGCACGCGGTAGAAATCACGCAGCTCGGCCAGGTGCTGGCGGTACTGCTCGGTACCGAACCATTGCAGTGCCTGCCACTGGCCAATGCGGTTGGTGTGCAGGTCAGCGGACTGCTTCAGGCGCAGCAGGTGCGGGAACAGGTCCGGGGTGGCGATCAGGAAGCCCACCCGCAGCCCCGGCAACAGGGTCTTGGAGACGGTGCCGGTATAGATCCAGCTGGTCTTCTTCAGGCGGCTGACGATGGGGGTGGCGCTGCCTTCGTCGAACACCAGCTCACGGTAGGGTTCGTCTTCGATCAGGGTCACGCCGAATTCGTCCAGCAGCGCGGCGACCGCGTCGCGCTTGGCCTCGCTGTAGCGAGTGCCGGACGGATTCTGGAAAGTCGGAATGAGGTAGGCAAACGCCGGCTTGTGCTGCTCCAGACGCTGGCGCAGGGCGGCGATTTCCGGGCCGTCGGCTTCCTGGGGTACGGCGATGCAATCGGCGCCGAACAGCTGGAAGGCTTGCAGGGCCGCCAGGTAGGTGGGCGCCTCCAGCAGCACCTCGGTGCCCGGATCGATGAACAGCTTGGAGGCCAGGTCCAGGGTCTGCTGGGAGCCGCTGACGATCAGCACCTGGCTCGCCTCGCAGGGTACGCCGAGGGCGCGGGCCTCGGCGGCAATGGCTTCACGCAGTGCCGGCTCGCCTTCGCTCATGCCGTACTGGCCCATGCTTGCCGGCATCTCGTCCCAATCCACTTTCGGCAGCATCGGCTCGGCCGGCAGGCCACCGGCGAACGACATCACTTCCGGACGCTGGGCGGCGGCAAGGATTTCGCGGATCAGGGAGCTTTTCAGGCGGGCGATGCGTTCAGAGAAGGCCATGGATTGTCACCGGGTGCGGAAGCGAGAAAATTAAGTCAAACTGCTTGACCGAAACTACGACGACCGCGACAGAAACGTCAATATGCTTGACCTGAAAAATTCCGCCATTCAGCAAGCCGCCATGGAAGCCTTCTTCTTCGGCTACCAGGCCTTCACCAGCAAACCGGACGAAATCCTCGCCCGCCGGGGCCTGTCGCGGGTGCACCACCGCATCCTGTTCTTCATCGCCAAGTACCCGGGGCTGAGCGTCAAGGAGATGCTGGGCTACCTCGGGGTGACCAAGCAGGCGCTGAACACCCCGCTGCGGCAGCTGATCGAGATGAAGCTGGTGGAGAGCGTCGCGGCGGACGATGACAAGCGCAAGCGCCTGCTGGGGTTCACCGCCGAAGGGGCGAAGCTGGAGCAGGCCCTGCGCCGCGAACAGGCGCGTCTGCTGCAACGCGCCTTCGGCGAGGCCGGAGAGGAAGCGGTGCGCGGCTGGCTACAGGTCAACCAGGCACTTTGCACCGCCCGTCAGAACGAAGTCACCGAGAACTAGGCAACCTTGCCCAGCTCCCCCGCGCCACGGAAGAACACCAGCGTCATGGCCACGTAGGCGGCAATGAGCGGCAGGAGCCCCACGAACATCAGCACCACGGTGGCCATCATGATGCCGCCCACCAGGTTCAGCCAGGCCATCACTCGGAATACCGGATAGGCGTTCTGCACCTTCAGCATCCGCACCGCCAGCCAGGCGGTAAGCGCACCCAACACGGCGATCACGCCGAAATACGCCACCATGGGCCAGCCTGGCTCAGTGCTGGCATCCCCCAACAGGTAGTCCATCGCTTCTACGGCCAGGCTGACAATCACCACCGCCCAGACGGGCGGCGCCAAGTTCTCGGCGGAGAAGCGCGCCTCGGCGAAGAGCTTGAGACGGATCAGCAGGTAACAGCCCAGCAATGTCAGCGCCACACTCAGCCAGTCAGTCAGACGGGTCATCAGTGCGTCCTCGGTGGCGCCGGCGGCCACCGCCAGGCCCGTGAGGGTCAGAGTTCCTACCGTCAGCACCAGGCTCAGCCAGGCCAGCAGCCTGAGCTGGCCGGGGCTCCAGCCGTTCATCGGCCGCGGCCCCGCATCCTCCACCAGCTCGACCCGGGGGGCGGCATAAGGGTTCTCATCCATGTGAGTCACTCCAGGCAGGAAAACCATCACAGTAGCCGCTGATCACCAGGGTGCCAATCGACTGTATTGCTCATCGCGCGCGTCGCTGTATCGGGACGTTTCCAGCTGGCTGGCCTTAGTCTGCGGACACAACGAAAAGGTAACCGCCATGAGCCTGGAACTGATTTTCGCCTTCGCCCTCTTCGCTTTCGTCACCTCCGTGACGCCCGGCCCCAACAACATGATGCTGCTCGCCTCCGGGGTGAACTTCGGGATACGCCGCAGCGTGCCGCACATGCTCGGCATCAGCCTCGGCTTCATGGTGCTGGTGATCGCCGTGGGCCTGGGCCTGTCCCAGGTGTTCCAGCAGATTCCGGAGCTCTATACCGCGCTGCGTTACCTCGGTGCCGCCTACCTGCTCTACCTGGCCTGGAAGATCGCCGGCTCCGGCGCCCCGGACGCCAACGAAGCGGAGAAACGCCCGAAGCCGTTCACCTTCCTCCAGGCCGCGGCCTTCCAATGGGTGAATCCCAAGGCCTGGGTGATGGCCATCGGCGCTATCACCACCTACACGCCGCAGGAGAATTTCGTGGTCAATGTGGTGCTGATCGCTGCCCTCTTCGCGCTGATCAACTGCCCCAGCGTCGGCCTCTGGACGGTGGCCGGCAGCCTGCTGCGCCGCTGGCTGTCCGAACCGCGCATACTGCGCCTGTTCAACGTCGGCATGGCCCTGCTACTGGTGGCCTCGCTCTACCCCATCCTGGTCGATGTCCACGGAAAGATCTGATGACTCTCAGCACGGAAACCCCGGCCAACCCACCGCGCCTGCGCCCCTTCGCAGACTCCTCGCCCGCCGCCGTGGTGGCGGGCTTCATCGCCATGCTCACCGGCTACACCAGCTCCCTGGTGCTGATGTTCCAGGCCGGCCAGGCGGCCGGCCTGAGCAATGGGCAGATTTCCTCGTGGATCTGGGCCCTGTCCATCGGCATGGCGGTAACCACCATCGGCCTGTCCCTGCGCTACCGCACGCCCATCGTGGTCGCCTGGTCTACGCCGGGTGCGGCCCTGCTCGTTACCAGCCTGTCGGGCGTGAGCTATGCCGAGGCGATTGGCGCCTTCATCGTCTGCGCGGCCCTGCTGGCCCTGGTGGGACTGACCGGCGGCTTCGAGCGGCTGATGCGCCGCCTGCCCGCCTCCCTGGCAGCCGCCTTGCTGGCGGGCATCCTGTTCAAGATCGGCAGCGAAATCTTCATCGCCGCCCAGCACCGCACCTCCCTGGTGCTGGCGATGTTCTTCAGCTACCTGGTGTTCAAGCGCCTGCAACCGCGTTATGCCGTGCTGGCGGCGCTGCTGGTGGGTTGCCTGGTAGCGGCCGCGTTGGGCCTGCTGGATTTCAGCGGATTCGAATTCGCCCTGGCCGAGCCCGTCTGGACGACCCCGGAGTTCTCCGTCACCGCCATCATCAGCATCGGCATTCCGCTCTTCGTGGTGGCCATGGCGTCACAGAACATCCCCGGCATCGCCGTGCTGCGGGCCGACGGCTACCAGGTGCCGGCCTCGCCGCTGGTCTCGGTCACCGGCCTCGCCTCCCTGCTGCTGGCGCCCTTCGGCTCCCATGGCATCAACCTGGCGGCCATCAGCGCAGCCATCTGCACTGGCCCCCACGCCCACGAGGACCGCAGCAAGCGTTACACCGCCGCTGTCTGGTGCGGGGTCTTCTACGGCATCGCCGGCACCTTCGGCGCCACCCTGGCAGCACTCTTCGCCGCCCTGCCCAAGGAGCTGGTGCTGTCCATCGCCGCCCTGGCGCTGTTCGGCTCCATCAGCAATGGTCTCACCGCCGCCATGCAAGCGCCGAAGGAGCGCGAAGCGGCACTCATCACCTTCATGGTGACCGCCTCAGGCATGACGCTCCTGTCCATCGGTTCCGCCTTCTGGGGATTGATCGCCGGGGTGTTGACCCTGCTGATCCTCAACTTCGACAGCGGCCGGGATAAATGAAGAAAGGCGCCAGACGGCGCCTTTCTCTTCTTCTCGCTGTAGGAGCGAATTCATTCGCGAATGAGTCCGCTCCTACAAGCTCTGCCGCATGCCAGGTTCGACCAGGCCTATCCGGCCCTCCATCGGGAGGTTGGACTGGCCGCGAATGGCGGAAAGAAAAGCGCTTTCCACCCGACGGGCTTGCCGGAATCAGATCGCCGTCGCGCCGCCGTCCACCGCCAAGGCCTGGCCAGTGGTGAAGCCGGCGGCATCGCAGCAGAGGTAGAGCACCGCCGCGGCGATCTCCTCGACCTTGCCGATGCGTCCCACCGGATGCATCGTGGCGACGAACTCAGCCTTCTTCGGATCGGCCTCGTAGGCACGGCGGAACATGTCGGTGTCGATCACCGCCGGGCACACGGCGTTCACCCGGATCTTCTTCTTGGCATATTCGACGGCCGCCGATTTGGTCAGGCCGATCACCGCGTGCTTGGACGCGGCGTAGATGCTCATCTTCGGCGCTGCACCCAGGCCAGCCACGGACGCAGTGTTGACGATAGCGCCGCCGCCCTGGGCCAGGAGCAGCGGGATCTGGTACTTCATGCAGAGCCACACGCCCTTCACGTTGACGCCCATGATGGCGTCGAACTCCGCCTCGTCGCCGTCGGCCAGTTTGCCCTTCTCGATCTCGATGCCGGCGTTGTTGAAGGCGTAGTCCAAGCGGCCATAGGCAGCCACGGCACCTTCCATCAGCGCCTTGACCTCGGCGTCGCGGGTCACGTTGCAGCGGATGAACACGGCCTCGCCACCGGCGGCGCGAATCAGTTCCACCGTGCCCTCGCCACCGGCGACGTCCACATCGGAAACCACCACTTTCAGACCCTCGGCGGCGAACGCCTGGGCCGTGGCGCGACCGATACCGTTGGCGGCACCGGTTACCAGGGCGACCTGGCCGGAGAACTTCATGCTCATCTGTGCATCCTCAATGGGAATGGGAACAGGGGCGGAGTCTAGTCAGTCGCAGTCCCGCGACGTCAGCATCATCAGGGCTCTGGTGAGCGCACCATCCAGATCGATGATGAGCCCTCCAATACAACATCACCCCAACCCATGGCAGCACATTCCGCCGGGCCTGCTGACTTGCCCCATGCCGGCTGGCGGACTATCACCAACACTTTCCCCTGTCGGAGTTGCTGCCATGCCCCTGCTCAATCGCCAGTTCCTGCTTGCCCAGCGCCCGGTTGGACCGGCCACTCGCGAAACCTTCTCCTACGTGGAAACCCCGGTCGGCGAGCCCGGCCCCGACCAGGTGTTGGTGGAAAACCTCTATCTGTCCCTCGACCCCGCCATGCGCGGCTGGATGAACGACGCCCGCTCCTACATCGCCCCGGTGGCCCTGGGCGAGGTGATGCGCGCTTTGGGCGTTGGCAAGGTGATGGCCTCGCAGCACCCGGACTTCAAGGTGGGGGACCACGTCTGCGGTTCAGTCGGCGTCCAGGATTACTTTCTCGGCACGCCTCGCGACTTCCACAAGGTGGACCCGGACCGCGCTCCCCTACCCCTCTACCTTTCCGCCCTGGGCATGACCGGCATGACGGCGTATTTCGCCCTGCTGGACGTGGGCCAGCCCAAGGCTGGGGAAACCGTGGTCATCTCCGGGGCGGCCGGCGCGGTGGGCGGCGTCGCCGGGCAGATTGCGCGGATCAAGGGTTGCCGCGTGGTGGGCATTGCCGGTGGCGCGGAGAAATGCCGTTACCTGGTCGAGCAACTGGGCTTCGACGGTGCCATCGACTACAAGGCCGAGGACCTCCACGCCGCCCTCAAGCGCGAATGCCCGAACGGCGTTGACGTTTATTTCGACAACGTCGGCGGCGACATCCTCGACACCGTGCTGACCCGTATCAACCGCAAGGCACGGATCGTGATCTGCGGCGCCATCAGCCAGTACAACAACAAGGAAGCGGTGAAGGGCCCGGCCAACTACTTGGCGCTGCTGGTCAACCGCGCGCGCATGGAAGGCATGGTGGTGTTCGACTATGCGGACCGCTATGGCGAGGCGGTCAAGGACATCGCCGGCTGGTTGGCCAGCGGCGAACTGAAGAGCAAGGAAGATGTGGTGACCGGGCTGGAAAGCTTCCCGGAAACCCTGGGCAAGCTGTTCAGCGGGGAGAACTTCGGGAAACTGGTGCTGAAAGTGCGCTGATCCCGCGCGTTTGGTGCGCTGCCACCCAGGCAGCGCACCGGCGAGGTCACGCCAGCTCGGCGACCACGGCGGCCAGGGCCTTGGCCGGATCGGCGGCCTGGCTGATGGGGCGACCGATCACCAGGTAGTCGGAGCCGGCATCCAGAGCCTGGCGCGGGGTGAGGATGCGACGCTGGTCGTCCTGGGCGCTGCCGGCCGGACGGATGCCCGGGGTCACCAGCTGCAGGCGCGGATAGGCAGCCTTGAGGTCGGTGGCTTCCTGGGCCGAGCAGACCAGGCCATCCATGCCAGCCTTGTCCGCCAGACCGGCGAGACGCAGCACCTGCTCCTTGGGCTCGATGTCCAGGCCGATGCCAGCCAGGTCTTCGCGTTCCATGCTGGTCAGCACGGTCACGCCAATCAGCAGCGGCTTCGGCCCGTTGAACTTGTCCAGGGTCTCGCGGCAGGCCGCCATCATGCGCAGGCCGCCCGAGCAGTGCACGTTGACCATCCACACGCCCATCTCGGCGGCGGCCTTCACCGCCATGGCGGTGGTGTTGGGGATGTCGTGGAATTTCAGGTCGAGGAAGACTTCGAAGCCGCGGTCACGCAGGGTCGAGACGATCTCAGAAGCGCAGCTGGTGAACAGCTCCTTGCCCACCTTGACCCGGCACAGCTTGGGGTCCAGCTGGTCGGCCAGCCGCAGGGCGGCTTCGCGGGTGGGAAAGTCGAGGGCGACAATGATCGGCGTCTGACAGGCGGACATGGGGCAGGCTCTCTGGCGAATCGGAAACGGCGCGCATTGTAGCGCAAGCCCTCGCGCGCCGCTGCCTCCGTGCCTCAGACAATGTGATCCAGAGTAAAGGCCGTCATGAACCCCGCCAGGGTGATCAGCCCGGTCCAGGCATGTGTGGTTTCGAAGGCTTCGGGGATCAGGGTGTCCACGAGCATGCAGAGCACCGCGCCCGCCGAGAATCCCAGGGCGAAGGCCAGCCAATGCGGTGACAGACCGGCGAACAACCCTGGCCCGGCCATGGCCGCCAGCCCGGACAGCACGGCAATGACGCCCCAGAGGCCGAACACCAGCCAGCCGCTGCGCTTTTCCTCCCGCAGCCCGGCGGCACTGGCCAGGCCTTCAGGCAGGTTGGCGAGGAAGATGGCCACGAGCATCAGCACGCTGACCTCGCCACCATCCAGCAGCCCCAACCCCAGGCCAAGTGATTCGGGAATACCGTCGAGGAAGGCGCCGACAGCGATCAGCATGGCCACCATGCCGCTGCCGCCGTTGCTGCTCTTGCCACGATGGCGATGCTCCAGGCGCTCGATGTACTGGCTGGCCAGCACAAAAGCGACGCCGCCGGCCAGCAACCCGCCCAGGGTCGGCAAGAGCCCGCCGATGCGCTCTGCCTCAGGGATCTGCCCGAAGCACAGGGCGGCCACCAGCACGCCGCTGCCGTAGGCCATGATCGAGGCCAGAACCTTCTTCGGCAGCGTCACCAGGAAACCGATGCCCGCGCCGATGAGCAG contains the following coding sequences:
- a CDS encoding glutathione S-transferase family protein, whose protein sequence is MYKVYGDYKSGNCYKVKLILNLLGLPYQWVPVDILKGETQSPEFLEKNPNGKIPVLELEDGTTLWESNAILNFLAEGTDLLPAEPRLRTQVLQWQFFEQYSHEPYVAVARFIQLYQGMPEDRLEEYKVCHVRGQKALKVMEKQLQRTPYLVGDQYSIADIALYAYTHVAHEGGFDLSGYPAILAWLDRVASHPRHVGMFD
- a CDS encoding PLP-dependent aminotransferase family protein yields the protein MAFSERIARLKSSLIREILAAAQRPEVMSFAGGLPAEPMLPKVDWDEMPASMGQYGMSEGEPALREAIAAEARALGVPCEASQVLIVSGSQQTLDLASKLFIDPGTEVLLEAPTYLAALQAFQLFGADCIAVPQEADGPEIAALRQRLEQHKPAFAYLIPTFQNPSGTRYSEAKRDAVAALLDEFGVTLIEDEPYRELVFDEGSATPIVSRLKKTSWIYTGTVSKTLLPGLRVGFLIATPDLFPHLLRLKQSADLHTNRIGQWQALQWFGTEQYRQHLAELRDFYRVRRDAMQAALQEHFGELATWEIPQGGLFFWLTLKQPLDTRTLLKPALEQNVAFMPGEPFFIDPDKHPGHLRLNFSHVAPERLGEGLKRLAGVIRQAQAAQAA
- a CDS encoding MarR family transcriptional regulator, translated to MLDLKNSAIQQAAMEAFFFGYQAFTSKPDEILARRGLSRVHHRILFFIAKYPGLSVKEMLGYLGVTKQALNTPLRQLIEMKLVESVAADDDKRKRLLGFTAEGAKLEQALRREQARLLQRAFGEAGEEAVRGWLQVNQALCTARQNEVTEN
- a CDS encoding LysE family translocator, whose protein sequence is MSLELIFAFALFAFVTSVTPGPNNMMLLASGVNFGIRRSVPHMLGISLGFMVLVIAVGLGLSQVFQQIPELYTALRYLGAAYLLYLAWKIAGSGAPDANEAEKRPKPFTFLQAAAFQWVNPKAWVMAIGAITTYTPQENFVVNVVLIAALFALINCPSVGLWTVAGSLLRRWLSEPRILRLFNVGMALLLVASLYPILVDVHGKI
- a CDS encoding benzoate/H(+) symporter BenE family transporter, which gives rise to MTLSTETPANPPRLRPFADSSPAAVVAGFIAMLTGYTSSLVLMFQAGQAAGLSNGQISSWIWALSIGMAVTTIGLSLRYRTPIVVAWSTPGAALLVTSLSGVSYAEAIGAFIVCAALLALVGLTGGFERLMRRLPASLAAALLAGILFKIGSEIFIAAQHRTSLVLAMFFSYLVFKRLQPRYAVLAALLVGCLVAAALGLLDFSGFEFALAEPVWTTPEFSVTAIISIGIPLFVVAMASQNIPGIAVLRADGYQVPASPLVSVTGLASLLLAPFGSHGINLAAISAAICTGPHAHEDRSKRYTAAVWCGVFYGIAGTFGATLAALFAALPKELVLSIAALALFGSISNGLTAAMQAPKEREAALITFMVTASGMTLLSIGSAFWGLIAGVLTLLILNFDSGRDK
- a CDS encoding SDR family oxidoreductase encodes the protein MSMKFSGQVALVTGAANGIGRATAQAFAAEGLKVVVSDVDVAGGEGTVELIRAAGGEAVFIRCNVTRDAEVKALMEGAVAAYGRLDYAFNNAGIEIEKGKLADGDEAEFDAIMGVNVKGVWLCMKYQIPLLLAQGGGAIVNTASVAGLGAAPKMSIYAASKHAVIGLTKSAAVEYAKKKIRVNAVCPAVIDTDMFRRAYEADPKKAEFVATMHPVGRIGKVEEIAAAVLYLCCDAAGFTTGQALAVDGGATAI
- a CDS encoding NADP-dependent oxidoreductase; this encodes MPLLNRQFLLAQRPVGPATRETFSYVETPVGEPGPDQVLVENLYLSLDPAMRGWMNDARSYIAPVALGEVMRALGVGKVMASQHPDFKVGDHVCGSVGVQDYFLGTPRDFHKVDPDRAPLPLYLSALGMTGMTAYFALLDVGQPKAGETVVISGAAGAVGGVAGQIARIKGCRVVGIAGGAEKCRYLVEQLGFDGAIDYKAEDLHAALKRECPNGVDVYFDNVGGDILDTVLTRINRKARIVICGAISQYNNKEAVKGPANYLALLVNRARMEGMVVFDYADRYGEAVKDIAGWLASGELKSKEDVVTGLESFPETLGKLFSGENFGKLVLKVR
- the pyrF gene encoding orotidine-5'-phosphate decarboxylase, which encodes MSACQTPIIVALDFPTREAALRLADQLDPKLCRVKVGKELFTSCASEIVSTLRDRGFEVFLDLKFHDIPNTTAMAVKAAAEMGVWMVNVHCSGGLRMMAACRETLDKFNGPKPLLIGVTVLTSMEREDLAGIGLDIEPKEQVLRLAGLADKAGMDGLVCSAQEATDLKAAYPRLQLVTPGIRPAGSAQDDQRRILTPRQALDAGSDYLVIGRPISQAADPAKALAAVVAELA
- a CDS encoding integral membrane protein, whose product is MQIPVTLQAGLWGWLAASSLLIGAGIGFLVTLPKKVLASIMAYGSGVLVAALCFGQIPEAERIGGLLPTLGGLLAGGVAFVLASQYIERLEHRHRGKSSNGGSGMVAMLIAVGAFLDGIPESLGLGLGLLDGGEVSVLMLVAIFLANLPEGLASAAGLREEKRSGWLVFGLWGVIAVLSGLAAMAGPGLFAGLSPHWLAFALGFSAGAVLCMLVDTLIPEAFETTHAWTGLITLAGFMTAFTLDHIV